TACCGGAATCCGTCGGCAACGGCGGAGACGATCCGCGACGGCTGGCTGTATACCGGGGATGTCGCCCGGATCGACGACGACGGCTTCGTCTACATCGTCGACCGCAAGAAGGAGATCATCGTCACCGCCGGCGGCAAGAACATCGCGCCGCAGCCGATTGAAAACGAGCTCAAGCTCGACAAGTACATCTCCCAGGCGTTCGTTTACGGCGACCGCAAGCCCTACCTGGCGGCGCTGCTGACCCCCAACCTCGAACGGCTGCTGGAGCTGGCCCAGCAGGAGAAACTCAACTACTTCGACGTGGAGGACCTGGTTTCCAACCAGCGGGTGCGGCGGCTGTTCGAGGAGCGGATCCGGCAGGTGAACCAGGGGCTTCCCTCCTATGAAACGATCAAGAAGTTCGCGATCCTGCCGCACGACTTTTCCATCGAAGGGGGAGAACTGACCCCGACCCTGAAGCTCAAGCGAAAAGTGATATATGATAAATACCGGGAGCGGATCGAGGGGCTTTTTCTTGATGACGCCCCCGGTGCCAACGGCCAGGAAAAAATTCAGAATGGAGGCAAGAGATGAGGCAGATCAAGCGGGTGGGCGTGATCGGTGCGGGGGTGATGGGAGCCA
Above is a window of Desulfuromonadales bacterium DNA encoding:
- a CDS encoding long-chain fatty acid--CoA ligase translates to YRNPSATAETIRDGWLYTGDVARIDDDGFVYIVDRKKEIIVTAGGKNIAPQPIENELKLDKYISQAFVYGDRKPYLAALLTPNLERLLELAQQEKLNYFDVEDLVSNQRVRRLFEERIRQVNQGLPSYETIKKFAILPHDFSIEGGELTPTLKLKRKVIYDKYRERIEGLFLDDAPGANGQEKIQNGGKR